The Paenibacillus amylolyticus genome contains the following window.
ACTAATCCATTTTTTCAAGGGTGGGGATGCAACGATGTTCCAGCATGTTTTCGCAGAAATGAACGACATGTTAGATGAAATTATCAAGAGCTATCCTTCCGCTGAAGGCCTGAACAAACAAGAATTGCTGCAAAAGTGGAATTTGCTTAAGCGGATGAGTGACGGAATGCTGGATGAATGGCTGATGTTTGAAGAAAAGATGAGCCAGGTCAGGGAACGGGAGATGGATAAGCCAGCTTCCCTTGAGCCAGAACAGGAAGCTGTCACGGCTCTGCCTGAACTTCATCTGGAATGTTTCAGTCGAGGTCAGGGTTATTTCAAATTACAGATGTATCCGCAGGCGATCATGCAATTCTCCCGGGTTGTGGCCGATTATCCCGAGAGTGCGTTGACTCGATTCTACCTGGCGCTCGCGTATCTGAATCTGGAACAAATCGCCGAAGCCGGGACTCATTTGCAGCAGATCATGTATCTCAAGGGTTCACCTCGCTTGAAGGGACTTGTATGTAACGCCCTGGGCTGTATTCAAGCCAAGCTTGGGAATCCGGAAGCTGCATGTTCACTCTTTGCACAGGCCCTTCAGTACGACCCGACATTGACCGAACCACTGTACAACATGGAAGCATGCAGGTTGAACAGGGGAAAATTGCAATATGCTAATCAGCTGACGACCCTTCATTAAGCGGGAATTCGGCGACAAAAACGGTGTTCCCTCCTTTGGCATAGCGGCGGGGACACCGCTTTT
Protein-coding sequences here:
- a CDS encoding tetratricopeptide repeat protein — encoded protein: MFQHVFAEMNDMLDEIIKSYPSAEGLNKQELLQKWNLLKRMSDGMLDEWLMFEEKMSQVREREMDKPASLEPEQEAVTALPELHLECFSRGQGYFKLQMYPQAIMQFSRVVADYPESALTRFYLALAYLNLEQIAEAGTHLQQIMYLKGSPRLKGLVCNALGCIQAKLGNPEAACSLFAQALQYDPTLTEPLYNMEACRLNRGKLQYANQLTTLH